The Streptomyces sp. A2-16 sequence ACCGGTGAGGACCTCAAGGCCTTCCACGACCTCTACCTCCACACCGCCGAGCGCGACCGCTTCACACCCCGGCCGCTGCGCTACTTCGAGACCATGTTCGCGGCGCTCGAAGCGGAGGACCCCGAGCGGATCAGGCTCTACCTGGCCCGTCACCAGGGAGACCTGGTCGCCGCCACCATCCTGATCCGCGTCGGCACCCACGCGTGGTACGCCTACGGCGCCTCCTCCACCGAGAAGCGCGAAGTGCGCGGCTCCAACGCCTGCCAGTGGGCGATGATCCGGGATTCCCTGGCCTCCGGCTGCGACATCTACGACCTGCGTGGCATCACCCCCACCCTCGACCCCGACGACCCGCATGCCGGGCTGATCCAGTTCAAGGTCGGCACCGGCGGTCGCGCGGTGAGGTACGTCGGCGAATGGGACCTGCCGCTGCGGCCGTTGGTCTACCGGGCCTTCGACCTCTACATCACGCGGCGCGGGCGATGAACGGATCCTCGGAGTGAGCATCGAGGAGCTGGACCTAGCCGGTGCAGCTGCCCGGTCACAGGCGATGGGTGTGCGGCGCAAGGCTCAGTGGGGAAGCACCCACCCCGGAGCCCAGGTCCCGGCGGCGTCGCGGCCGGCTCCCGTGGCGGCGAGGTGGGCACGGAGGGTGGCCAGTGCCGGGTGGGGGTTGTCGCGGTGCCAGAGGAGCGAGTGCGGGTAGACAGGCGTCGGATCGGTCACCGGGATGCGGCGCAGACCGTGGTCGACGGGCCAGATGAGGCGGGTGTGCTCGCCCATGAACGTGGCCAGGGCCGGGGTGTCGGCGATGGTGTCGAGGAGCGCGTCGGAGCCGAAGTTGGGACCGGTCACCTCGATGGTGAGGCCGAACTCGCCGACGAGGTCGTCGTAGTAGGCGCCCCACTCGGTACCGGGGGCGATGCCGGGCATCCAGATCCGGTGCCTGGTGAGCTGGGCGACGGTCAGCGATCGGGCGTCCGCCAGAGCATGGGCGGGGCCGGTGAGCAGCTGAAGCGGCTCGTCGAGGACCCGGACGGACTCGATGTCCTCGGGAAGGGGTCGACCAGGCGCAGCGACGGCCCGGAAGGACGCGTCGATCGCACCGGAGAGAATCGCTGCGACGGCCGTCTCGATGTCGAACAGCATCATCACGTCGAGGTCGATCTCGGGATGTGCCCGGTGGAAACCGCGCATCAGATGGGACTGCGCGCTGCGCGAGGCGAGCACGTCGACGCGAAGCGGACGGCGGCCGGGGCGCACGGACGCGCCCGCACGTTCGGCGACCCTCAGCAGCTCGCGTGCGTGGGGCAGGAACGCCTGACCGTCGATGGTGAGCTCGGCGCCGCGTGGGGCGCGGGTGAACAGCCGCACACCAAGGGTGCGCTCCAACGCGGCGATGCGCTTGGAGACGGCCTGCTGGGTGATCGAAAGGTCGGTGGCGGCCTTCTGGAACTGGCCCGCCTCCGCGACTGCGACGAAGGTGCGTACTGCTTCGAGATCCACGGCGACCCACCCTAGTGAACAACCAGCGGTTGTGAACTGCCGCCCGACCGGTTGTTTGACCTGCTGTTGTTCTGTCCGCTTGGCTCTCCTCGGCCAACGTCGGCTTGTTCGCACGGGAACCGAGGAGAGTGCGCTGAGCATGGTGGGCAGGAGACGGTTGGGCCGAAAGTTCGGCTGGCTGTGGGCGTCGTACGCGGTGAGCGCCTACGGGTCCGGGCTGGGGTTCGGGGCGCTGCCGCTGATCGCCGTTCTCGTGCTGCATGCCGGACCCGCCCAGGTGTCCGCACTGTCCGCGGTGGGGCCCGCGGTGGGCGCGCTGATCGCGGTGCCGCTCGCGCCGTGGGTGGAGTCCCGGCCCAAGCGCCCGGTCATGATCATCATGGACCTGGCCCGGTTCGCGGTCATGGCGACGATCCCCGTCGCCTACGCCTTCGGACGGCTCGGCTTCGTCCAACTGCTCGTGGTCTCGGCCGTGGTCGCCGCAGCCAAGATCGCCTTCAGCGCGGCAGGCGGCGCCTACCTCAAGGCCCTCGTACGACCGGATGACCTGCTCGTCGCCAACGCGCGGTTCGAGTCCACGAACTGGAGCTCCATCGCGATCGGGCCACCGCTGGGCGGGGCCGCGATCGGCGTGTTCGGACCGGTCACCACCGTGGTGGCCGACGCGCTCAGCTACCTGCTCTCCGCATTGGGCATCACCGCGATCCGCGGTCAGGGAGAAGCGCCGCGAACGACCGACCGGAGCCTGGTCCGGCCGGGTGCGCTGCTCGACGGCTGGCGACACATCATGGGCCATCCGGTTCTGCGCTCGCTCTACCTCAATCAGATGCTCGTCGCCGGCCTGATCATGGCCACCGAGCCGCTGCTGGCGGTGCTCCTGCTTCGCCGGCTCGGGTTCCCGCCCTGGCAGTACGCCCTCGCCTTCGCCGTCCCCTGCCTCGGCGGACTCATCGGCTCCAGGCTGGCCGGCCGCGTAGTGGCCCGCTTCGGCCGGCAGTGGGTCTTCCGGATCGTGGGCAGCCTGCGCGCCGTCTGGCTGATCGGGCTTGCCTTCGTCCGTCCCGGCGTCGTCGGCCTCGTCACCGTGATGGCCGTCGAGCTGGCGATCATCATCAACATGAGCCTGTACAGCCCGGTGCTCGCCACGTACCGGCTGGAACAGACCCCCAAGCATCTCGTCGCCCGCACCCTGACGGCCTGGTCGATCGGCTCGCAAGCGTCCATCGCCGTCCTCACCGCACTCGCCGGACTGCTCGCCGACGCCACCGGCCCGCGCACCGCGCTCACGGTCACAGGACTGCTCGTCCTGGCCACACCGCTCCTGCTTCCCCGACAGGGCAGGACGGCGCAGCACGAGCCGGAACTGTCTCGCAGCCAGTGAGGCACCGCGACGTGCCCCGCCCGCGGACCGCCGTCGGGCCCTCGGTGCATGTCCGCGTCGACCTGAACCAGCGGCT is a genomic window containing:
- a CDS encoding LysR family transcriptional regulator: MDLEAVRTFVAVAEAGQFQKAATDLSITQQAVSKRIAALERTLGVRLFTRAPRGAELTIDGQAFLPHARELLRVAERAGASVRPGRRPLRVDVLASRSAQSHLMRGFHRAHPEIDLDVMMLFDIETAVAAILSGAIDASFRAVAAPGRPLPEDIESVRVLDEPLQLLTGPAHALADARSLTVAQLTRHRIWMPGIAPGTEWGAYYDDLVGEFGLTIEVTGPNFGSDALLDTIADTPALATFMGEHTRLIWPVDHGLRRIPVTDPTPVYPHSLLWHRDNPHPALATLRAHLAATGAGRDAAGTWAPGWVLPH
- a CDS encoding MFS transporter, with the translated sequence MVGRRRLGRKFGWLWASYAVSAYGSGLGFGALPLIAVLVLHAGPAQVSALSAVGPAVGALIAVPLAPWVESRPKRPVMIIMDLARFAVMATIPVAYAFGRLGFVQLLVVSAVVAAAKIAFSAAGGAYLKALVRPDDLLVANARFESTNWSSIAIGPPLGGAAIGVFGPVTTVVADALSYLLSALGITAIRGQGEAPRTTDRSLVRPGALLDGWRHIMGHPVLRSLYLNQMLVAGLIMATEPLLAVLLLRRLGFPPWQYALAFAVPCLGGLIGSRLAGRVVARFGRQWVFRIVGSLRAVWLIGLAFVRPGVVGLVTVMAVELAIIINMSLYSPVLATYRLEQTPKHLVARTLTAWSIGSQASIAVLTALAGLLADATGPRTALTVTGLLVLATPLLLPRQGRTAQHEPELSRSQ